In one Gossypium hirsutum isolate 1008001.06 chromosome D09, Gossypium_hirsutum_v2.1, whole genome shotgun sequence genomic region, the following are encoded:
- the LOC107891469 gene encoding stomatal closure-related actin-binding protein 1 isoform X1: MTRVSRNFSDTVEKEALPAVSADVIFASSRFPNYKIGANNHIVNVKGDPKVLSMKEIVARETALLLEQQNRLSVRDLANKFEKGLAAAAKLSEEARLREAASLEKHVLLKKLRDALESLKGHVAGRNKDDVEEAIAMVEALAVQLTQREGELIQEKTEVKKLATFLKQASEDAKKLADEERAFARAEIENARAAVQRVEEALQEKEQMSRASGKQDLEELMKEVQEARRIKMLHQPSKVMDMEHELRALRVQLAEKSKHSLLLQKELARSKRVKENLSHLYELDGAEVLGSYLRIKPCSDIAPELSKCAIQWYRISSEGGKKELISGARKSVYAPEPFDVGRILQVEIIYDGQLIMLTTTGAIDPAAGLGNYVEALVWKHDVEFNVVVTQMNGVDQPSESIHVLHVGKMRMKLCKGKATIAKEYYSGLMQLCGVRGGGNAAAQALFWQAKKEFSVVLAFESERDRNAAIMLARRFAFDCNIMLAGPDDRASLGT, from the exons ATGACGAGGGTAAGTCGGAATTTTAGCGATACTGTGGAGAAGGAAGCACTTCCAGCTGTATCAGCTGATGTAATATTTGCTTCGAGTCGTTTTCCCAATTACAAAATTGGGGCAAATAATCATATTGTGAATGTCAAAGGAGATCCTAAAGTTTTGTCAATGAAGGAGATTGTTGCACGTGAGACTGCATTGTTGTTGGAGCAGCAGAATCGCCTCTCTGTTCGTGACCTTGCTAATAAATTTGAGAAGGGGTTAGCTGCTGCTGCTAAGTTGTCTGAAGAG GCTAGACTCAGAGAGGCAGCATCACTGGAGAAACATGTCCTTTTGAAGAAGCTTAGAGATGCGCTCGAATCTTTAAAAGGACACGTGGCTGGAAGAAACAAGGATGATGTAGAGGAAGCTATTGCCAtg GTCGAAGCTCTGGCAGTTCAACTTACTCAAAGAGAAGGAGAGTTGATTCAAGAAAAGACAGAAGTGAAGAAACTAGCAACTTTCCTGAAGCAG GCTTCGGAAGATGCTAAAAAACTTGCCGATGAGGAAAGAGCTTTTGCTCGTGCTGAAATTGAGAATGCTAGAGCAGCAGTTCAGAGAGTGGAAGAGGCCCTTCAGGAGAAAGAACAAATGTCTCGAGCTTCAGGCAAAcag GACCTGGAAGAACTAATGAAGGAGGTTCAAGAGGCTAGACGGATCAAAATGCTGCACCAACCAAGCAAG GTAATGGATATGGAACATGAGCTTCGTGCATTAAGGGTTCAACTTGCGGAGAAGTCTAAGCATTCTCTACTGCTTCAGAAAGAG CTAGCAAGAAGCAAGAGAGTCAAGGAAAATTTATCTCACTTGTATGAACTGGATGGTGCTGAAGTTTTAGGTTCATATTTGCGGATTAAACCTTGTTCTGATATTGCTCCAGAACTTTCCAAATGTGCAATTCAGTGGTATCGTATCTCATCTGAAGGTGGCAAAAAGGAGCTTATATCAG GTGCCCGTAAATCAGTTTATGCTCCAGAGCCTTTTGATGTTGGTCGAATCCTGCAGGTTGAGATTATTTATGATGGTCAGCTAATCATGTTAACAACTACTGGTGCTATTGATCCAG CTGCTGGTTTGGGAAACTATGTGGAGGCACTTGTGTGGAAACATGATGTTGAATTCAAT gtAGTTGTTACCCAAATGAATGGTGTAGATCAACCATCAGAATCTATTCATGTGCTACATGTGGGAAAGATGAGGATGAAGCTATGTAAAGGAAAGGCGACAATTGCTAAAGAATATTATTCCGGCTTAATGCAG CTATGTGGAGTTAGAGGGGGCGGAAATGCAGCTGCACAGGCTTTGTTTTGGCAAGCAAAGAAAGAGTTTTCAGTCGTATTAGCATTTGAATCAGAGAGAGACAGGAATGCAGCCATCATGCTTGCCAGGAGATTTGCTTTTGACTGCaat ATCATGCTTGCCGGCCCTGACGACAGAGCTTCTTTAGGAACCTAA
- the LOC107891471 gene encoding epoxide hydrolase A — MEGVEHRVIKVNGINMHVAEKGEGPLILFIHGFPELWYSWRHQIASLSSKGYRAVAPDLRGYGDTDAPDLVTSYTCFHIVGDLVQLLNIISPNEHKVLVVGHDWGAAIAWYLCLFRPDKVKAVFNLSVSFIPHNPHMNPIDGWRAIYGNDYYMCRFQQPGEIEAEFAEMGTETVVKAFLTYRVPGPIMLPKGKPFGHSADTPIALPSWLSEEEVHYYVSKFDNKSGFTGGINYYRNLHRNWELMAPWTGCDVKVAAKFVVGDLDLVYHMPGMKEYIHNGGFKKDVPMLEEVVVMEGVGHFIHMEKPDEINNLIYDFFRQFD, encoded by the exons ATGGAAGGAGTTGAGCATAGAGTTATTAAGGTGAATGGCATAAACATGCACGTAGCAGAGAAAGGGGAAGGCCCACTCATTCTTTTCATCCATGGCTTCCCCGAGCTATGGTACTCTTGGCGTCACCAGATTGCTTCTTTGTCTTCCAAAGGTTACCGAGCTGTGGCACCCGACCTGAGAGGCTACGGTGACACGGATGCGCCAGATTTGGTCACCAGTTATACCTGCTTCCATATAGTGGGGGATTTGGTTCagcttttaaatattatttccccTAACGAACACAAAGTGTTGGTAGTAGGGCATGACTGGGGAGCTGCCATAGCTTGGTATTTGTGTTTGTTTAGGCCAGACAAAGTGAAAGCTGTGTTCAACCTCAGTGTGTCCTTTATTCCACATAATCCACATATGAACCCTATTGATGGGTGGAGAGCTATCTATGGGAATGATTATTACATGTGTAGATTCCAG caACCTGGAGAAATAGAAGCTGAGTTTGCGGAGATGGGTACAGAGACAGTAGTGAAGGCATTTCTGACATACAGAGTTCCTGGTCCAATAATGTTACCCAAAGGGAAACCATTTGGACATTCAGCGGATACCCCAATTGCTTTGCCTTCTTGGTTATCAGAGGAAGAGGTTCATTACTATGTCTCTAAATTTGACAACAAAAGCGGCTTCACTGGTGGAATCAACTATTACCGAAACCTTCACAG AAATTGGGAACTGATGGCACCATGGACTGGTTGTGATGTAAAAGTAGCGGCTAAGTTCGTAGTGGGTGATTTGGACCTGGTATACCATATGCCTGGCATGAAAGAATACATTCACAATGGTGGATTCAAGAAAGACGTGCCAATGTTGGAGGAAGTAGTGGTAATGGAAGGAGTTGGGCACTTCATCCACATGGAAAAACCCGACGAGATTAACAACCTCATTTATGACTTCTTCCGTCAGTTTGattaa
- the LOC107891468 gene encoding 60S ribosomal protein L7-2 isoform X1: MGEEAKAVVPESLLKKNKRNEEWELAKKQELEVAKKKKVENRKLIYSRAKQYAKEYGAQEKELIQLKREARLKGGFYVDPEAKLLFIIRIRGINAMHPRTRKILQLLRLRQIFNGVFLKVNKATMNMLHLVEPYVTYGYPNLKSVRELIYKRGFGKLNKQRIALTDNGIVEQALGKFGVICVEDLIHEIMTVGPHFKEANNFLWPFKLKAPLGGLKKKRNHYVEGGDAGNRENYINELIRRMN; the protein is encoded by the exons ATGGGTGAGGAAGCTAAGGCTGTGGTTCCCGAGTCACTATTGAAGAAGAATAAGAGGAATGAAGAATGGGAACTTGCTAAAAAGCAGGAGCTTGAAGTTGCAAAGAAGAAGAAAGTTGAGAACCGCAAGCTGATTTACTCTAGAGCCAAGCAGTATGCAAAGGAGTATGGAGCTCAG GAAAAGGAGTTGATTCAGTTGAAGCGCGAGGCCAGGTTAAAAGGAGGGTTTTATGTTGATCCGGAAGCTAAGCTTTTGTTCATCATTCGAATTCGAGG TATTAATGCCATGCACCCCAGGACTAGAAAGATCTTGCAGCTCTTGCGTCTGAGACAG attttcaatggtgtttttcttaAAGTGAACAAGGCAACAATGAACATGCTTCACCTTGTTGAACCTTATGTGACTTATGG ATACCCGAATCTCAAGAGTGTGAGGGAGTTGATTTACAAAAGAGGTTTTGGGAAGTTGAACAAGCAGAGAATTGCTTTGACTGACAACGGCATTGTTGA GCAGGCTTTGGGCAAGTTTGGCGTCATCTGTGTGGAAGATCTCATCCATGAGATCATGACTGTGGGGCCTCATTTTAAGGAGGCCAACAACTTTCTTTGGCCATTTAAGCTAAAGGCACCATTGGGAGGTCTGAAGAAGAAGAGAAACCACTATGTTGAAGGAGGAGATGCTGGCAACCGCGAAAATTACATCAACGAGCTAATTAGGAGAATGAACTAG
- the LOC107891468 gene encoding 60S ribosomal protein L7-4 isoform X2 produces the protein MGEEAKAVVPESLLKKNKRNEEWELAKKQELEVAKKKKVENRKLIYSRAKQYAKEYGAQEKELIQLKREARLKGGFYVDPEAKLLFIIRIRGINAMHPRTRKILQLLRLRQIFNGVFLKVNKATMNMLHLVEPYVTYGYPNLKSVRELIYKRGFGKLNKQRIALTDNGIALGKFGVICVEDLIHEIMTVGPHFKEANNFLWPFKLKAPLGGLKKKRNHYVEGGDAGNRENYINELIRRMN, from the exons ATGGGTGAGGAAGCTAAGGCTGTGGTTCCCGAGTCACTATTGAAGAAGAATAAGAGGAATGAAGAATGGGAACTTGCTAAAAAGCAGGAGCTTGAAGTTGCAAAGAAGAAGAAAGTTGAGAACCGCAAGCTGATTTACTCTAGAGCCAAGCAGTATGCAAAGGAGTATGGAGCTCAG GAAAAGGAGTTGATTCAGTTGAAGCGCGAGGCCAGGTTAAAAGGAGGGTTTTATGTTGATCCGGAAGCTAAGCTTTTGTTCATCATTCGAATTCGAGG TATTAATGCCATGCACCCCAGGACTAGAAAGATCTTGCAGCTCTTGCGTCTGAGACAG attttcaatggtgtttttcttaAAGTGAACAAGGCAACAATGAACATGCTTCACCTTGTTGAACCTTATGTGACTTATGG ATACCCGAATCTCAAGAGTGTGAGGGAGTTGATTTACAAAAGAGGTTTTGGGAAGTTGAACAAGCAGAGAATTGCTTTGACTGACAACGGCATT GCTTTGGGCAAGTTTGGCGTCATCTGTGTGGAAGATCTCATCCATGAGATCATGACTGTGGGGCCTCATTTTAAGGAGGCCAACAACTTTCTTTGGCCATTTAAGCTAAAGGCACCATTGGGAGGTCTGAAGAAGAAGAGAAACCACTATGTTGAAGGAGGAGATGCTGGCAACCGCGAAAATTACATCAACGAGCTAATTAGGAGAATGAACTAG
- the LOC107891469 gene encoding stomatal closure-related actin-binding protein 1 isoform X2, with protein MTRVSRNFSDTVEKEALPAVSADVIFASSRFPNYKIGANNHIVNVKGDPKVLSMKEIVARETALLLEQQNRLSVRDLANKFEKGLAAAAKLSEEARLREAASLEKHVLLKKLRDALESLKGHVAGRNKDDVEEAIAMVEALAVQLTQREGELIQEKTEVKKLATFLKQASEDAKKLADEERAFARAEIENARAAVQRVEEALQEKEQMSRASGKQDLEELMKEVQEARRIKMLHQPSKVMDMEHELRALRVQLAEKSKHSLLLQKELARSKRVKENLSHLYELDGAEVLGSYLRIKPCSDIAPELSKCAIQWYRISSEGGKKELISGARKSVYAPEPFDVGRILQVEIIYDGQLIMLTTTGAIDPAAGLGNYVEALVWKHDVEFNVCCPASKQYNAIFIFLAVVP; from the exons ATGACGAGGGTAAGTCGGAATTTTAGCGATACTGTGGAGAAGGAAGCACTTCCAGCTGTATCAGCTGATGTAATATTTGCTTCGAGTCGTTTTCCCAATTACAAAATTGGGGCAAATAATCATATTGTGAATGTCAAAGGAGATCCTAAAGTTTTGTCAATGAAGGAGATTGTTGCACGTGAGACTGCATTGTTGTTGGAGCAGCAGAATCGCCTCTCTGTTCGTGACCTTGCTAATAAATTTGAGAAGGGGTTAGCTGCTGCTGCTAAGTTGTCTGAAGAG GCTAGACTCAGAGAGGCAGCATCACTGGAGAAACATGTCCTTTTGAAGAAGCTTAGAGATGCGCTCGAATCTTTAAAAGGACACGTGGCTGGAAGAAACAAGGATGATGTAGAGGAAGCTATTGCCAtg GTCGAAGCTCTGGCAGTTCAACTTACTCAAAGAGAAGGAGAGTTGATTCAAGAAAAGACAGAAGTGAAGAAACTAGCAACTTTCCTGAAGCAG GCTTCGGAAGATGCTAAAAAACTTGCCGATGAGGAAAGAGCTTTTGCTCGTGCTGAAATTGAGAATGCTAGAGCAGCAGTTCAGAGAGTGGAAGAGGCCCTTCAGGAGAAAGAACAAATGTCTCGAGCTTCAGGCAAAcag GACCTGGAAGAACTAATGAAGGAGGTTCAAGAGGCTAGACGGATCAAAATGCTGCACCAACCAAGCAAG GTAATGGATATGGAACATGAGCTTCGTGCATTAAGGGTTCAACTTGCGGAGAAGTCTAAGCATTCTCTACTGCTTCAGAAAGAG CTAGCAAGAAGCAAGAGAGTCAAGGAAAATTTATCTCACTTGTATGAACTGGATGGTGCTGAAGTTTTAGGTTCATATTTGCGGATTAAACCTTGTTCTGATATTGCTCCAGAACTTTCCAAATGTGCAATTCAGTGGTATCGTATCTCATCTGAAGGTGGCAAAAAGGAGCTTATATCAG GTGCCCGTAAATCAGTTTATGCTCCAGAGCCTTTTGATGTTGGTCGAATCCTGCAGGTTGAGATTATTTATGATGGTCAGCTAATCATGTTAACAACTACTGGTGCTATTGATCCAG CTGCTGGTTTGGGAAACTATGTGGAGGCACTTGTGTGGAAACATGATGTTGAATTCAATGTATGTTGTCCTGCTTCAAAACA atACAATGCAATTTTTATCTTTCTAGCAGTGGTTCCTTAG